The sequence GATTAACAAAACGTTTTTACTGAAGTCGACTACCTAGCAAGCACAGGTGAGACCACTCTTCAAGCTACTGATGATGACCCTCATCTACCGTCTACTAGTACGCAGAGGCCGTAAGTCATCTGCTGCTACTTTATTGACTGGGTCTCCTTACAAACAGCAACTTGAGGAGTCAATCAAGTATATAGCGCAGAGAGGAAGAGGTCAAGGAAGAGGTCGGAGAAGAGCTCGTGGGCGTAGTGGTGGGCAGACTATTTCAAAGTCTTCAAGAGCTCCTCTAAACAGCCAGGATTTTACCTCATCGGATTCTGAATCTTCTGTTTCTTCAGGAGACACTGTTATGTCAGAAAATTATACCGCGTATGCCCAGCCAAACCAAACCAAGATGACGCTTGTTGCATTTTTTGTTCTGAAAATTACTCTAACGATCAACAGGGTGAAACTTGGATTCAGTGCCAATCATGTAGGTTGTGGGGGCATATTGAATGGTCAGGATGCGACGCGGAGTATTATATATGTGATTTTTGCAAGTAAATTTATTCCATACATGTAATTTGGAACCCGGGTTCCATAATACCATCACCAGAGCTCCGAacacatttttgttattttttctaataaagcaaattatttcgtattatgtgtattttttaatataaattagtttctaatataaaagccaataagtttttaaatatataaagacaGTTTTGTGATGATTAGTCAAATAGGTTTCTTAAAATACTCAAAAAACAAAGTGGGGTTCCAAATTACCACCTCTTCCTCTACTTATATGAAGATATATACCACAAAAACAATTAAGTGTCCCAATCTAAATAGTTATCAAGTATGGATACGTAGCAGAGATCTAGATGAAGAGTATGGATGAAGTTACTTACTTGGTGATTGTATTAATATATGGGTGCCATCTATGGCTCCATGTACTCTAGGAAATCCAGCAATGTTATAAAACTCTTGTTGAGTGTGATTTTGTAGCACAATAAAGTTTGAGTACAATCTTGCTATGGCTCTAGACACATCAGAGACAATACGACTAGCAGATGCTATAGATACTCCAATAAAATCTGCAACGGACACCAGCATGGTACCCGATGCATAGAATCGTAGAGCCAAAAGTATCTGATGAAGGGCAGATATGCCAtgatttctggaaaaaataagAACTTTATATAATGCTGATACTATAGCAATACAAGCCCTTTATTAGTgcttatagataaaaataacctTACCTTTTGGATGTGACACTTAAATATGGTTGTATCAAATCAATTAACTGATTCACAGCACTTTTACTCAGTCTAAATCTATAAGCAAATTcgtaatcatttaattttgtcaTATAATTCACACGTGGTTTATATTCCTTCGGTAACGGTATGTTCTCGGTATCACTGTCACTGCTTTCATCACaatctattataatttgaaataattccATATAGCTATCATCACTGCTAAAATATTCCATTA comes from Colias croceus chromosome 23, ilColCroc2.1 and encodes:
- the LOC123702406 gene encoding putative nuclease HARBI1; its protein translation is MEYFSSDDSYMELFQIIIDCDESSDSDTENIPLPKEYKPRVNYMTKLNDYEFAYRFRLSKSAVNQLIDLIQPYLSVTSKRNHGISALHQILLALRFYASGTMLVSVADFIGVSIASASRIVSDVSRAIARLYSNFIVLQNHTQQEFYNIAGFPRVHGAIDGTHILIQSPNSNIGEEFRNRKGTFSINVQVVCNNSLEFLNVVARWPGSTHDATIFNHSNLKDSCEQGLLGNRWLLGDSGYLCKPYLLTPLLNPNTPSEQRYNEAHIKTRNTIERCIGVWKRRFPILFLKMRLKLENI